The genomic stretch TGGGCCGCTCCTGTCGGTGCGCGTACAGGAGCTGTTCGGCCTCTCTGCGCATCCGACGCTCGCCAAGGGCCGCGTTCCCTTGACGCTGGAGCTGTTGTCGCCGGCGCATCGGCCCATTCAGACGACGCGCGATCTGCCGGGCTTCTGGGCCGGCTCCTGGAGCGAAGTGAAGCGCGAGATGAAGGGCCGCTATCCGCGCCATCCCTGGCCCGACGATCCCGCCGGCGCGGCGCCGACGACGCGGGCGAAGCCACGAGGGACGTAGCCGGATTTATTTTAGTGCTTTGAAAACAAATGCTTCATCTTATATATGGCCATACTGTAGTTGCCTTTTCCGCGAGCTTCCGTCCTCGATCACGAATTGCCGTTTCGTCCCAAGACGGAAGGCTGGAGAATTCTACGTTAAGGGCGAGAAGCGATTGCCCCAGTCTTCCCCTTTTGCGGTCAAATGGGTCGTTGCTCATCGAAGCGTTCAGGGGAGGGGGGGCGAGCGTTAGATTGCCGATCACGTGGCAAAGCTCGTCGCGCTGCCGGATGGCGGTCAGCATGTTTGGGTCCGCTCCGGTCACTTTGTCTGGAGGAGCTAGACGACCATCTGGAAGCGGCCATTGAGACGTCCAGCTTTGAGGAAGTACATGTTCGATGCTCAGCTCAGGTAAATTAGTATTTATGGCCTGAAACTTTGTTTGGCTGGCACGTTCCAGCTCCCAAAGAATATCCTTGAGACGCTCAGGCTTACCGAACCATTCATAGATTGGGTTTACTTCGAGGGCGCGGCAAAATTCCCGGTCGTCTGGGAAACGAACTGTACTGCCGCTTTGGCTATCGAAACTTGCGCAGAAAGTCTCCAAATCTGCTCGATTCTTAAGCATATTGGCAACGATTCGCGTGAAGTTCTTGTTTAGATTTTGCGTCGTTAAGCCGCAGATAGCGCGTCTTACAATGTATGAGTATATCATCCGGTAAATTTTTGATTTCTCGATGTCATCGATATTGCTTGTAGTGATCAGAAAAATAAGCGGATATGCGGTTGATACCTCCCACGTCGCGAGTTTCTTGCCGAGCCATGATAAGTCGTCATGTAAGTGTCCTTGCTCCAGAGTCTCGTAGACGGGCTTAAACTGAAGTAAGACGTCGAGTTCCACCTCGACGGTTTCAAACCGTGGTTTGCCTTTCGGCCGAGTGAATGCACGATACTCGGCATAGATTTCGCGCATCGAAATCTCTTGCCCGGTTAGAGCAGTGAGCGCATGATTGAGAAAATGATCAATTCTCGGTCGTTTCGGTTTTGCACGTGGTGCATCCTCTTTCCAGAACGGAGAATCGAGCGGCTTCCACTTCCGCTCGAAAAGGTCTTCGGCATGAGACCCATTTCCCTGGAGTTCCGCACGGTGGAAAATATTGTTGCGAACCAAGTCCATTGCGAGAAGCGGCTCTCCTCGGCTGTTTAACGTCTCGAAGATGACTTGTGCGTCGTCCTTTTCCTCAAGAGTGATCACAACCAGCTTGAAATAGAGAAGAAGAGCATTGGCTAGGCCTTGCAAGCGGCTAAGATAGACACTTGCTTTCTCTTCTGGTCTGGCGTCGGCTGGCTCTTCAGTTAGCCCTCCCTGGTGCTCGTCGGTGTCACGAAAGCCGAATTCTGTATATTCTCTGATTTTTTGCTCGAAATACACGAATCCCAAGAGTGCTCGGGGTGCCGCTCCGACAATGACGTTGCCATTTTTGTAGAAACATTCCGGATTCTTAATTCTGACGGAACTCAAGCCGTTAGTCATCAATTCTTTAAAAAGGTCACGGTCGGCTGGGGTTGGGACGAGCTTTAGCCGATTTCCCAAATCGGTGCCGTCTTTCAGCCCTCTTGCGTCATTAAAAGTATAAATTTCAAGATCGGCTGCGACCTCGTCCAATCCAAAATTGGTAGCGACGTGACGTAATGCGGCGAGAAAGAGCTGAAAGGTCGTCAAACGCTGTTGCCCGTCGACGATTTGCACCGTTGGGATACGTCCAACGCTATATCCATCGGCCCCGGGTGCTAAGATCAGTGCGCCCATGTAATGCTGAAAACGAGGCGGGCCGACCAGCAGCTCCTCCGTTTTTGCAACGATGTCGTCCCAAAACGGTTGTAGCCGGCTGTCATTCCACGCATATTGTCGTTGATAGATCGGAACCGTAAAGCGACGATTATCTTGCAGTACTAAACCAACCTCGATTGCCTTAGTGTCCATCTTCCGGTTCTCTCTGCTTGACGCACTGGAGAAATAATGAAAACTGTTGTGTACTTGGATCGACTGAATTGAGCGCGTGTCAGGTTGGGCGGTCGGTGTAGGAGCTTGTGACGAATCTTTGAGCGCAAGCATAACTACTCAAATGATTCAACGGCAACAAAAAAGCTTGATTCCGCGAGCCGCGGCGACAGGTATCGCTGCTTGCCAGGCAAAGCGGCCTGCAAGGAATCTCGCCGATGACCGAGGTTCAGACGCTCGCGGAATTCGTCGATCGGGCGCGGCTCGAGGAGATGAGCGAGGCCGCGCTGCGGCAATTGAAAATCCGCGTTCTCGACACGACCGGCGTCGCCTTGGGCGCGCTCGACGCGGCGCCGATAAAGGCGATCCGCGAGATGACGGTGGCGCTCGGCGGCGCGCCGATTTCGACGCTCATCGGCGGCGGCAAGACCGCGCCCGATCGCGCAGCCTTCTACAATGGCGCGTTGTCGCGCTATCTCGATTTCATGGACAGCTATCTCGCGCCGGGCGAGACCTGTCACCCTTCCGACAATCTCGGCGCCGTTCTCGCCGCGGCGGAAATGCGCGACGCCAGCGGCGCTGAATTTCTAGCGGCGCTCGCCGTCGCCTATCAGGTGCATACTCGGCTGAGCGATGTCGCGCCGGTGCGGGCGCGCGGCTTCGACCATACGGTGCAGGGCGCTTATGCCGCCGCCGCCGGCGTCGCCAAGGCGCTGCGTCTTTCGCCCGAACAGATCGCCAACGCCATCGCCATCAGCGGAACCGCGAACAACGCCTTGCGCGTGACGCGCACCGGCGCGCTCTCGAATTGGAAGGGTCTCGCCTATCCCAATACGGCGATGGCGGCGACGCATGCGGCGCTGCTCGCCGCGCATGGGATCACCGGGCCGCAGCAAGTCTTCGAAGGCAATAAGGGCTTTGAGGAGACCATCGCCGGGCATTTCGAGATCGACTGGTCGCGCGAGGATTTGGAGAGCGTGACGCGCACGATTCTCAAGAAGCACAATGCCGAGATTCATTCGCAATCGGCGATCGATGCGGCGCTCGACATTCGCGCGCGGCCGGGGTTTTCGGCGGCTTCCGTGCGCGAGGCGCGGCTCGAGACTTTCGCCGTGGCGTTTCAGATCATCGGCGGCGGCGAGGAGGGCGACAAGCGCCTGGTTCGCAATAAGGAGGAGGCCGATCACAGCCTTCCCTATATGCTCGCTGTCGCGCTCATCGATGGCGAGGTGCAGCCGGAACAATATGCGCCGCAGCGCATTCTCGCCGAGGATGTTCAAACGCTGCTGCGCAAGGTGAGGATCGCCCCTTCGCCGGAGCTGACCGCTCTGTTTCCGAAATTTCTGCCGGCGCGGCTCGCGATCGAGCT from Methylosinus sp. C49 encodes the following:
- a CDS encoding MmgE/PrpD family protein — translated: MTEVQTLAEFVDRARLEEMSEAALRQLKIRVLDTTGVALGALDAAPIKAIREMTVALGGAPISTLIGGGKTAPDRAAFYNGALSRYLDFMDSYLAPGETCHPSDNLGAVLAAAEMRDASGAEFLAALAVAYQVHTRLSDVAPVRARGFDHTVQGAYAAAAGVAKALRLSPEQIANAIAISGTANNALRVTRTGALSNWKGLAYPNTAMAATHAALLAAHGITGPQQVFEGNKGFEETIAGHFEIDWSREDLESVTRTILKKHNAEIHSQSAIDAALDIRARPGFSAASVREARLETFAVAFQIIGGGEEGDKRLVRNKEEADHSLPYMLAVALIDGEVQPEQYAPQRILAEDVQTLLRKVRIAPSPELTALFPKFLPARLAIELEDGRLLACARDDYHGFYTDPFDWEAARRKFDRVTREKTSEIERDAIANVIETLERRRVAELTGLLGRIGGSAQGERRMRA
- a CDS encoding DUF262 domain-containing protein; the protein is MDTKAIEVGLVLQDNRRFTVPIYQRQYAWNDSRLQPFWDDIVAKTEELLVGPPRFQHYMGALILAPGADGYSVGRIPTVQIVDGQQRLTTFQLFLAALRHVATNFGLDEVAADLEIYTFNDARGLKDGTDLGNRLKLVPTPADRDLFKELMTNGLSSVRIKNPECFYKNGNVIVGAAPRALLGFVYFEQKIREYTEFGFRDTDEHQGGLTEEPADARPEEKASVYLSRLQGLANALLLYFKLVVITLEEKDDAQVIFETLNSRGEPLLAMDLVRNNIFHRAELQGNGSHAEDLFERKWKPLDSPFWKEDAPRAKPKRPRIDHFLNHALTALTGQEISMREIYAEYRAFTRPKGKPRFETVEVELDVLLQFKPVYETLEQGHLHDDLSWLGKKLATWEVSTAYPLIFLITTSNIDDIEKSKIYRMIYSYIVRRAICGLTTQNLNKNFTRIVANMLKNRADLETFCASFDSQSGSTVRFPDDREFCRALEVNPIYEWFGKPERLKDILWELERASQTKFQAINTNLPELSIEHVLPQSWTSQWPLPDGRLAPPDKVTGADPNMLTAIRQRDELCHVIGNLTLAPPPLNASMSNDPFDRKRGRLGQSLLALNVEFSSLPSWDETAIRDRGRKLAEKATTVWPYIR